One Hippoglossus stenolepis isolate QCI-W04-F060 chromosome 6, HSTE1.2, whole genome shotgun sequence genomic window, CCGATGTCATCCAGTCCATCTACTACTGTCTCCACTGCAGTAAGAGCTACTCCAGCCTCTCTGCACTGTCCCACCATCAGACGTCCCACAAACAGCCGTCCCACTGTGCCCCACTGCACCAGACGCCCGCTCTGCCCACCGAAGTTTCTACACGCCCGGCCTTCCACTGCAAACACTGCCCTAAGGAGTACAACAGCCTGGGAGCCCTGAAGATGCACATCCGCTCGCACACTCTGCCGTGTGTGTGCCCCACCTGCGGCAAGGCCTTCTCCAGACCCTGGCTTCTCAGAGGacacattcgcacacacacaggtatgcaACCTCTCATATTAGGCCACACCATTGATTTCTTAGGTCTATTGGCTTGTAAATGTAATGTACCTTGTGCTCATTGATATTCATTGATGTCTCCTGATGTGTGAGCAAATGTTTTTGCTCAGCACAGCATAATCTAATCTCAGCCTCACAGTGGTTCTGCATGAAAAAAGGGGGCAATCTGCATTAAGTAAATTAGGGCAGTGATCCTGCTCTTTTGTTGGTTATCTGTAGATCATTTGAAAGACAATGACCAGAGGGACAATCCTTTTGGTCTGTTAATCAAGTGTTTTCCTGAACCTCACAGTtgtttttccctccctcttcttccaaCCAGGTGAACGTCCCTTCGCTTGTCAACACTGTAACCGGGCCTTTGCAGATCGCTCCAACCTGCGTGCCCACCTGCAGACCCACTCTGAAGTGAAGAAGTACCAGTGCGGCTCCTGCTCGAGGACCTTCAGCCGCATgtcgctgctgcacaaacacaatctgtctAGATGCTGCCCTGCCTCATAGACTCACATTCCCTGGACTGCTCCATTAAGCCAGTCGAAGCTGCTCGACTCCCCCACCTCGATAAGAGCCAATACACCCACAGCCGGGAGGCTGATGCCAGCTCATTTCAAAGCCATGACAAGAAAACTGTTGCTTTTATACAACTAAGTGCCTTTTTAAAATTTCTTGACTCTGTAGGTTTATCTCTTTTTCCAAAATTGTCATATTGggtgatttttgtgtgtgtgtgtgtgtgtgtgtgtgtgtgtgtgtgtgtgtgtgtgtgtgtgtgtgtgtgtgtgtgtgtgtgtgtgtgtgtgtgtgtgtgtgtgtgtgtgtgtgtgtgtgtgtgtgtgtgtgtgtgtgtgtgtgtgtgtgtgtgtgtgtgtgtgtgtgtgtgtgtgtgtgtgtgtgtgtgtggcagctggACATGCAGTTAATTCCCAGGAAACTCCATTGGTGCCGGCCGGTCCGGGACTGTGGCCATGGTGCAGCTGcttgggtgtgtttgtgtgtgtgtctgtggtggacGCGGGGATGTCATTCCTCACCATACTATACATACATGGCATGTGTGTGGAAatgaacaagtgtgtgtgttgggacaGCTGTCTGTGTATGGTGTACTGTGGAGGCAGGGCGCTGAGAGACGTGTTAGCTGTGACCTCGACGACAGGTGACCCTCCGCCCGCCACAAACACTTTCCACACGCGCTCGTCGTGTCATTGGACATGAAAGGGCCACTTAAGcttgaccaaaaaaaaaaaactcctgcaACCTGCCTTCACCAATATTGtcatttatttacactttttgGGGGGAGGGTGTTGACCTACAGTTTTTTTATAAACTATTTGATGAACATGACATTTCAAATGGGAATtctgtgccttttttttaaggttgtgtATTTTTCAGCCACCtgtaaataaaagctttgttttttttaaaactgctgtTGACCCACTTATTCTGTGCTCTAATGTGAATTAGTATTTCAACAGGCATTGTATTAACTCACAACTCTAAATGAGTTCACCAGGACAGACATGACAGTTTCTGAATGGGATGATcgagctgagtgtgtgtgtgttggatgcTGAGTGATAAGGGGaacacctgcacacacctgcCGGGCTGTCAGCACACAACATGCAGGCCCACAAGGAGAATACACGCTTAAAGGGGGCAAGGGGGTTTTCCACGATGACTGCAGGTGGAAGACAGGGAggtaaattaattttaaaagcataaagaggaggatgaagcagGTTAAGAAAGGTCAGAGTGATATTGGAGTGTGGGAATCCAACTGACACACTTCAAACCATAGGATCGGCCATGCGAGAccgaaaaaaaaataaaccagagAGTCACGGGTCCACTCAGTCTGTGCAGCCATCTGCTCCTTGCTGGCGAGACTCCGGTTACCTTGTAGGAACTTTTGGAGGAAGTCTGTGCTCACGGGCCCAGCTGAGAGGGAACATCCAGGGTGCACATATGGTAGCAATGTGTCTACAATCTCCCCACTGCCCTcctgacccacacacactgacgccAGCAAGTCTTAGTGAGGTAACAGCGCGTTTCCTCCAATAGCTCTCAGTGTTGagaggtggatgtgtgtgtgtgtgtgtgtgtgtgtgtgtggcggggaGGGGGGGATAGGGGGTTAAAGAGGCTCTCAAAAAGCTTGGGATCAGATTGCATGACTTAGGTTGCCCCAATGTAAACAGCACCTGAaagcctccacacacacacacactcgcatgcaaACACGCACCTATTCATTGAATATCTTCAATTTGATCAAAGGGGGAATTTTTCAATTGTCTGACTATTTCTCTCTGGGACGATTGGAAGCGACAGGTGAGCGTCTTCGCTGCTGCACACCTACGCAGGCAGTGAGTCACAGGGAAGAAGCACAGCCACAGGGGACTAAACTCCCCCTGAACCGTCGACAGTGTCACTCGCGTTGGGCCCCGGAGAAGGGGGCGACAGGGTTGGATGGGTTAAGAGCTGGAGAAGATGCATAACATGTCAAACAATCCTTGGATGATATTCCATTTTCTCCTTGGGGTATCTAAACTCTGCCCCCACAAATTGgtacaaaaacatttcactaaACATGCTGTCATTCCTCCTGTGTTTCGGCCGTTTTTTTGAAATTGAACTCTTACATCTGGCTGGGGGGACATTTTTCTGGTTTGCAGTGTGTAGGAGGCAGTCGATCACCCTGTAGCTTTGAGGCAATGAGATCACTGGTCCTGTCACCTTTCTTTTCAAAGTgttctagtgtgtgtgtgtttgtgtgtaatatcATATTGGGCTCctcaaagtgttttaatgtCTGCTGCGTCATGCATGCGGCCCCTGACTAATGTGACATTCTTGAGCCATTAGTGACAGACACACTATACTGTCgtctgagagaagaagagagagggccGCTCTGCTGTCCTCGCAGTCTGCTCCCGAGTCAACCAAGGAT contains:
- the snai1b gene encoding snail family zinc finger 1b; the protein is MPRSFLVKKYFSNKKPYHRESQLESQTAFVPESFPRAELPTQNNSSALTCYPSNPFYSTMDLLPAPISPVTPVSLPSSPLGPLDLSSSPSSSSGEEEEDGGRSSDPPSPDVIQSIYYCLHCSKSYSSLSALSHHQTSHKQPSHCAPLHQTPALPTEVSTRPAFHCKHCPKEYNSLGALKMHIRSHTLPCVCPTCGKAFSRPWLLRGHIRTHTGERPFACQHCNRAFADRSNLRAHLQTHSEVKKYQCGSCSRTFSRMSLLHKHNLSRCCPAS